From the genome of Chelonia mydas isolate rCheMyd1 chromosome 2, rCheMyd1.pri.v2, whole genome shotgun sequence, one region includes:
- the LOC102946817 gene encoding C-C chemokine receptor type 8, whose product MMNYSTESNLLSTFYDDYYPELGSVCSTQNIKIFGSVFFPFLYCVVFVFGLVGNSLVICVLIVCKKLTSMTDVYLLNLAISDLLFVLSLPFLAHYASDQWTFGNAMCKTICGVYYIGFYSSIFFITLMSIDRYLAIVHAVYARRVRTTVLSIVISLAVWSVAILASIPNIFFIQELNEDGIMKCAPYYQDNRTAWKLVTNSKVNVLGLLIPLGILIFCYSHILKNLQRCMNRNKYKAMKLVFVVVVVFFLFWAPFNIALFLDSLRSLHIIDDCETSKNLDLALQVTETISFIHCCLNPVIYAFVGEKFKKYLQEILRKHARFLLICKDHNVFQSHYSTSFMRTQSSHSSVIDPVM is encoded by the coding sequence ATGATGAATTATTCAACTGAGTCAAATCTTCTCTCCACTTTTTATGATGATTATTATCCTGAGTTGGGCTCCGTCTGCAGCACACAGAATATCAAGATCTTTGGATcagtattttttccatttctttactGTGTGGTGTTCGTGTTCGGCCTGGTGGGAAACAGCTTGGTCATTTGCGTTCTGATAGTTTGCAAGAAACTGACCAGCATGACTGATGTGTATTTGCTGAACCTCGCCATCTCTGACCTGCTTTTTGTTTTATCCCTCCCCTTCCTGGCTCATTATGCTTCAGACCAATGGACTTTTGGAAACGCAATGTGTAAAACAATATGTGGAGTTTACTACATTGGCTTCTACAGCAGCATATTCTTCATAACCCTCATGAGCATAGACAGGTACTTAGCTATCGTCCATGCTGTGTATGCTCGGAGAGTTCGAACAACCGTGCTCAGCATTGTTATAAGCCTTGCCGTTTGGTCAGTGGCCATTTTAGCTTCAAtaccaaatattttctttatccAAGAACTGAATGAAGATGGCATTATGAAGTGTGCTCCTTATTACCAGGATAATAGGACTGCTTGGAAACTTGTAACCAATTCTAAAGTCAATGTTTTGGGTCTCTTGATCCCGCTTGGCATTCTCATTTTCTgctactcccacatcttgaaaaaTCTGCAGAGATGCATGAACCGAAACAAGTATAAAGCGATGAAGCTGGTGTTCGTTGTTGTGGTTGTGTTTTTCCTCTTCTGGGCACCCTTCAACATTGCACTTTTTCTAGACTCTTTGCGAAGCCTGCACATCATAGATGACTGCGAGACAAGCAAAAACCTAGACCTGGCCCTGCAGGTGACTGAAACCATCTCCTTCATCCACTGCTGCCTGAACCCAGTGATCTATGCTTTTGTGGGTGAAAAGTTCAAGAAATACCTTCAGGAAATACTCAGAAAGCATGCAAGATTCTTATTGATTTGCAAAGACCACAATGTCTTTCAGAGTCACTATAGTACCTCTTTCATGCGCACCCAGTCCTCACATTCATCTGTGATTGACCCTGTCATGTAA